The Sinomicrobium kalidii genome contains a region encoding:
- a CDS encoding TonB-dependent receptor, whose protein sequence is MKIRSVLVVCFTAISLWAFAQQNNASIHGYVTDAEGNLIEGANIVIEGSGRGVSSKSDGYYEIRGLSGGTYQVKTSVVGHKTTSQEVRLGEGDSRLVNFVLEAEVSQLSEVVLSGHKKEKYNVENVSSTLRLNQELIKIPQNIQVITDDVLRDQQIFGMREGVGRNVSGVMVMEHWGNYARINMRGFRIPAFRNGMNFTSQWGPVAEDMAMVERIEIIKGPAGFMLSAGEPAGLYNIVTKTPRATPGREVTLSTGSYGLQRATLDVGGKVDKAGKLLYRFNAMGHTQKTHQEYGFHDKYLLAPSFKYLFNENTTLTAQYTYQYSKVPELGSPYVFSPKGYRDVPRDFSISHPGIDPSVNKEHSAFVTFEHKLDRNWRVTAQLGYLSGAQESSDIWPDAVNENGDIYRRLYIFDGEEEHKLGQVFVNGEVQTGPVSHKILAGLDVGSKDILYDWAESHRIDPEDHPFNIYAPDNSHAVIPELDRSTSLRKRASDAGTIVGQQYTAYYAQDELGFFDDRLRVTLAGRYTNLDESSWSGKTSDGKFTPRAGISFSIDDNTSVYGLYDQAFLPQAGTDRQGNTFDPIEGNNIEGGIKKKWFDGRWNTSFSYFRITKENMLTADPEDPVNNSIQLGEVKSMGGEFDLRGEITSGLDLILNYAYTDVRISKDTDPEVVGKRVSGHARHMSNGWLKYTLQDTGLRGLNVSMGYLYMAKRATWDSVWGIEGAQTLPDYFRLDGALGWSNEKFSVALNINNLLNEYLFSGSSYSDGQFYSQQSEPGRNFRLTLGYRF, encoded by the coding sequence ATGAAAATAAGATCCGTACTTGTGGTGTGTTTTACCGCAATTTCGCTGTGGGCTTTTGCACAGCAGAACAATGCTTCCATACACGGTTATGTGACGGATGCAGAGGGCAACCTGATCGAAGGGGCCAATATCGTTATAGAAGGGTCCGGCCGCGGTGTTTCCTCGAAATCCGACGGGTATTACGAGATAAGGGGATTATCCGGGGGAACCTATCAGGTAAAGACTTCCGTAGTAGGCCATAAAACAACTTCACAGGAAGTACGGCTCGGAGAAGGGGACAGCCGTCTGGTAAACTTTGTTCTCGAAGCGGAAGTAAGCCAACTGAGTGAGGTGGTGCTTTCGGGACATAAAAAGGAAAAATATAATGTAGAGAATGTTTCTTCGACCCTGCGTTTGAACCAGGAATTGATAAAAATACCGCAGAACATACAGGTCATTACCGATGATGTATTGCGCGACCAGCAGATCTTCGGTATGCGTGAAGGTGTGGGCCGTAATGTCAGCGGAGTGATGGTTATGGAACACTGGGGCAATTATGCGCGGATAAACATGCGGGGTTTCCGTATCCCCGCTTTCAGGAACGGTATGAACTTCACGTCACAATGGGGGCCCGTGGCTGAAGATATGGCCATGGTAGAGCGTATTGAGATCATAAAAGGCCCGGCCGGGTTTATGCTTTCCGCCGGTGAACCCGCGGGACTGTATAATATTGTCACCAAGACCCCGAGAGCAACCCCCGGGAGGGAAGTAACGCTTTCCACCGGCAGTTACGGATTGCAAAGGGCTACACTCGATGTCGGGGGAAAAGTGGACAAGGCCGGCAAGTTGCTGTATCGTTTTAACGCCATGGGACACACCCAAAAGACGCATCAGGAGTACGGTTTTCACGACAAGTATTTGCTGGCGCCGTCATTCAAATACCTGTTTAACGAAAATACGACGCTTACCGCACAGTATACCTATCAATATTCGAAGGTGCCGGAACTGGGATCACCTTATGTTTTTTCTCCCAAAGGATATCGGGACGTGCCGCGGGATTTCAGTATATCCCATCCGGGGATAGACCCTTCCGTAAACAAGGAACATTCCGCTTTTGTTACTTTTGAGCACAAACTGGACCGAAACTGGAGGGTAACAGCGCAGTTGGGCTATCTGTCCGGTGCGCAGGAGAGTTCGGACATCTGGCCGGATGCGGTCAATGAAAACGGGGATATCTACCGAAGGCTGTATATTTTCGACGGAGAGGAAGAGCACAAACTGGGACAGGTATTCGTGAACGGGGAAGTACAAACAGGTCCGGTTTCCCATAAAATACTTGCCGGGCTGGATGTAGGGTCCAAAGATATATTGTATGACTGGGCAGAATCCCATCGTATTGATCCGGAAGATCACCCGTTCAATATTTACGCTCCCGACAATTCCCATGCCGTGATCCCCGAACTGGACCGTTCAACGAGCCTTCGGAAAAGGGCAAGTGATGCAGGCACCATCGTGGGACAGCAATACACCGCCTATTATGCACAGGATGAACTGGGGTTCTTTGACGACCGGCTCAGGGTAACCCTCGCAGGACGGTATACGAACCTGGATGAGTCTTCATGGTCCGGTAAAACTTCCGACGGTAAATTTACACCCCGCGCTGGGATCAGCTTTTCCATAGACGATAACACTTCCGTATACGGATTGTACGATCAGGCCTTCTTACCACAGGCGGGTACCGACAGGCAGGGAAATACCTTTGATCCCATAGAAGGGAATAATATAGAAGGAGGGATTAAGAAAAAGTGGTTTGACGGCAGGTGGAACACCTCTTTTTCATATTTCCGCATTACCAAGGAAAATATGCTGACAGCCGATCCCGAAGACCCGGTGAACAATTCGATCCAGCTTGGGGAAGTGAAGTCAATGGGAGGGGAATTTGACCTCAGGGGAGAGATCACTTCCGGACTTGATTTGATTCTCAATTACGCCTATACTGATGTCAGGATAAGCAAGGACACCGATCCCGAGGTGGTAGGTAAAAGGGTGAGCGGCCACGCCAGGCACATGAGTAACGGATGGCTCAAATACACACTTCAGGATACCGGGCTCAGGGGGCTGAATGTGTCGATGGGATACCTTTACATGGCAAAACGTGCCACCTGGGATTCCGTTTGGGGGATAGAAGGCGCCCAGACACTTCCCGATTATTTTCGCCTGGACGGTGCACTGGGATGGAGCAATGAAAAATTCAGTGTGGCCCTTAACATTAATAACCTGCTGAACGAATATCTATTTTCCGGGTCTTCGTATTCCGACGGACAGTTTTATTCACAACAAAGCGAACCCGGAAGGAATTTCCGCCTTACCCTGGGGTACAGGTTTTAA
- a CDS encoding DUF4198 domain-containing protein, with the protein MMKKLMLLTIAVLGLQQANAHFLWLETDSRGTLNQSHEIRVYFGEYTLGAREKTDGHFTYAEDFTLHLIGPEGKKTRLDKKAATDHYTASFVPETAGVYRVVLTNDNVEVVDYTEYDLGIFKTEYASVATVHVGAEKNRGAEKSSLSKLEVIPVDEGEEIVLQVIYDGKPLAENELKVFLPGGWEKTLQTDEEGKVAFSLPWNERYVAETSFKEQKPGTFKGKDYEYIWHFTTYSFNKK; encoded by the coding sequence ATGATGAAAAAACTGATGTTGTTAACGATTGCGGTTCTGGGCCTTCAACAGGCCAATGCGCATTTTTTATGGCTGGAGACCGACTCCAGGGGTACACTGAACCAATCGCATGAAATACGGGTGTATTTTGGCGAATATACCCTGGGTGCCCGGGAAAAAACGGACGGACATTTTACCTATGCCGAAGATTTTACCCTGCACCTTATCGGCCCGGAGGGGAAGAAGACCAGGCTCGATAAAAAAGCGGCAACCGATCACTACACGGCTTCTTTTGTTCCGGAGACTGCGGGAGTTTACCGCGTGGTCCTTACCAATGACAATGTGGAAGTGGTGGATTACACCGAATACGATCTCGGTATTTTTAAAACGGAATATGCGTCTGTAGCTACCGTACATGTAGGTGCTGAAAAGAACAGGGGAGCAGAAAAATCTTCCCTCTCCAAACTGGAGGTCATTCCAGTAGACGAAGGGGAAGAGATCGTTTTACAGGTCATTTACGACGGAAAACCGCTCGCGGAGAACGAACTGAAGGTCTTTTTGCCGGGAGGCTGGGAAAAGACATTGCAGACCGATGAGGAAGGAAAAGTGGCTTTTTCCCTGCCCTGGAATGAACGGTATGTTGCTGAAACCTCGTTCAAGGAACAGAAACCGGGGACTTTCAAAGGGAAGGACTACGAATATATCTGGCATTTTACCACGTATAGTTTTAACAAGAAGTAA
- a CDS encoding winged helix-turn-helix transcriptional regulator encodes MKRPGIYNNPENCPVLHTAHILGSKWKPVILYCLANATVRFGKFTVLIPTISRKVLSEQLKELESYGLIARKTYNEKPPRVEYSLTEKGLSIIPVIDAMCAWGRSELRDTEV; translated from the coding sequence ATGAAAAGACCCGGAATATATAACAACCCTGAAAACTGCCCCGTACTGCACACCGCACATATTTTGGGGAGCAAGTGGAAACCCGTGATTCTTTACTGCCTGGCGAATGCCACTGTCCGTTTCGGAAAATTTACGGTACTCATCCCCACCATATCCCGGAAAGTGTTGTCTGAGCAGTTAAAAGAACTGGAAAGCTATGGCTTGATCGCCAGGAAAACCTATAACGAAAAACCGCCCAGGGTAGAATATTCCCTGACCGAAAAAGGACTGAGCATTATCCCTGTTATCGACGCCATGTGTGCATGGGGCCGCAGCGAACTCCGGGACACGGAAGTTTAG
- a CDS encoding SDR family oxidoreductase, translating into MKKTIVIIGAGSGISLSVARLFLSRGFCVALVSRNTDKLRALISGEEVSFFSADVTDETSIKTALGKIRKTYSTIDILHYNAAHIRKAGVFEDTPEQLVADFRVNVAGLLTCSQILRKDLTASGGALLITGGGIGIHPNPDYASLSSGKAALRNLSASLEAIFGAQGVYVGILTVNNYVTKTSALHHPDNIAAQFWNMYSDRKVFEVQL; encoded by the coding sequence ATGAAAAAGACTATTGTAATCATAGGCGCAGGAAGTGGCATAAGCCTTTCTGTGGCCCGGTTGTTTCTGTCCCGTGGATTTTGCGTGGCTTTGGTTTCAAGGAATACGGATAAACTCCGGGCATTGATATCCGGCGAAGAAGTATCCTTTTTTTCCGCGGATGTGACCGATGAAACAAGCATAAAGACAGCTCTCGGGAAGATCAGAAAAACGTACAGCACCATTGATATCCTGCATTACAATGCCGCACATATCAGAAAGGCTGGAGTGTTTGAGGATACTCCCGAACAGCTTGTTGCCGATTTCCGGGTGAATGTGGCGGGACTGCTTACCTGTTCACAAATACTGAGGAAAGATCTCACGGCCTCAGGAGGTGCACTACTCATAACCGGTGGAGGGATAGGCATTCATCCTAATCCGGACTATGCTTCTTTGTCCTCGGGAAAGGCTGCATTGCGGAACCTGTCTGCAAGCCTGGAGGCTATCTTTGGTGCACAAGGGGTTTACGTTGGTATACTGACGGTTAACAATTATGTTACCAAAACATCGGCCCTGCACCATCCCGATAATATTGCCGCGCAGTTCTGGAACATGTATTCCGACCGAAAGGTGTTTGAAGTGCAATTATAA
- a CDS encoding sensor of ECF-type sigma factor: MKSPKTLFFILLMLFSAALTVQAQEKSKKERIKALKVAYITEKLSLSTAEAQEFWPVYNKFYDNVSGLRHQEYKNIKLKIRNGEVDRMSDKEANKLLAELEVIEKKMYLEEVELTDKLKKILPPKKILLLKRAERDFNRELLHRLKRKHKCDDDK; the protein is encoded by the coding sequence ATGAAATCACCTAAAACACTGTTCTTTATTCTATTAATGCTGTTTTCTGCTGCACTCACCGTACAGGCACAGGAAAAGAGTAAAAAAGAACGCATCAAGGCCCTTAAAGTGGCTTATATTACCGAAAAACTTTCGCTTTCCACTGCCGAAGCCCAGGAATTCTGGCCCGTATACAACAAATTCTATGATAACGTTTCCGGCCTGAGGCACCAGGAATACAAGAATATCAAACTGAAAATAAGGAACGGCGAAGTAGACCGGATGTCAGACAAAGAAGCAAATAAACTCCTCGCCGAACTGGAAGTCATCGAAAAAAAGATGTACCTGGAGGAAGTGGAACTCACAGACAAACTGAAGAAAATATTACCTCCTAAAAAAATCCTGCTCCTCAAGCGGGCGGAGCGGGACTTCAATCGTGAACTGCTGCACAGGCTGAAGAGGAAACACAAGTGTGACGACGATAAGTAA
- a CDS encoding RNA polymerase sigma factor, with translation MVPDSGLIRQLKDQDTREKAFRELISQYKERLYWHIRRMVINHDDTDDVLQNTFIKIYRNIDSFKGESSLFSWIYRIAINESITFLNARAKRKGIGDSELRENLVKNLRADTYFDGDEIQLKLQRAVATLPEKQKLVFNMKYFEALTYEEISEILDTSVGALKASYHHAVKKIEQFLTTD, from the coding sequence GTGGTGCCAGATTCCGGATTAATACGTCAGTTAAAAGATCAAGATACACGCGAAAAGGCTTTCAGGGAACTCATTTCCCAATACAAGGAAAGATTGTACTGGCATATCCGGAGAATGGTGATCAACCATGACGATACAGATGATGTCCTCCAGAATACATTCATAAAAATATACCGCAATATAGATTCGTTCAAGGGAGAGAGCAGCTTGTTTTCGTGGATATACCGCATAGCCATCAACGAATCCATTACTTTTTTAAATGCCAGGGCCAAAAGGAAAGGGATCGGCGATTCGGAACTCCGGGAAAACCTGGTAAAAAACCTTCGGGCCGATACCTATTTTGACGGTGACGAAATACAGTTGAAATTACAACGGGCCGTAGCTACCCTTCCCGAAAAACAGAAACTGGTGTTCAATATGAAATATTTTGAAGCGCTCACTTACGAAGAAATATCTGAAATACTGGATACTTCGGTCGGTGCATTAAAAGCCTCATATCATCATGCCGTAAAAAAAATAGAACAGTTTTTAACCACAGATTAA
- a CDS encoding ABC transporter ATP-binding protein yields MNYFKKIFRFARPYKKYAVFNIICNIFYALFATLSMVSLIPMLTVLFGDAENITTPPVYEGLAHLKPYIEDYLNYYITTTRSTKGAEYTLGVMVVVIISLFLLKNFFNYLAMFFITFLRNGVLKDVRNAMYKKVVELPIAYFSEKRKGDVIARISSDVLEIQHSFLSILELVVREPLTIIFTIVAMFALSPKLTLFVFIFIPVSGFIISMIGKRLKKQSDKAQLEQGYFLSVIEETLGGLKVIKGFNSENYFNKRFRDSTKRFYNLSNKILNRQNLASPASEFLGIIVIAILLWYGGHMVLIENSLSGATFIAYMGLAYNILTPAKSISKASYGVKKGNAAAERVLSILEEKNPIADTENAVRKNSFDKEINIQNINFQYEEEKVLKNFSLRIPKGKTIALVGQSGSGKSTIANLITRFYDVQQGSISIDGTDIRNMELQSLRGLMGLVTQDSILFNDTVKTNVALGKEDASDQEVEEALKVANAYEFVQQLPNGIYTNIGDSGNKLSGGQKQRLSIARAVLKNPPIMILDEATSALDTESEKLVQNALENMMKNRTSLVIAHRLSTIQNADLIVVMQKGEIAEQGTHDELMARNGTYKKLVDMQSFD; encoded by the coding sequence ATGAATTATTTCAAAAAGATTTTCCGCTTTGCCCGGCCCTATAAAAAGTATGCAGTGTTCAACATCATCTGTAATATTTTTTATGCGCTGTTTGCAACGCTCTCCATGGTATCGCTGATTCCCATGCTCACCGTGTTGTTCGGCGATGCGGAAAATATTACCACCCCCCCGGTCTATGAAGGATTGGCACATCTCAAACCCTATATTGAAGATTACCTCAACTATTATATCACAACAACCAGAAGCACAAAAGGAGCGGAATACACGCTCGGGGTCATGGTCGTTGTCATCATTTCCCTGTTCCTGCTGAAGAACTTCTTCAATTACCTGGCCATGTTCTTCATCACCTTTCTGAGGAACGGGGTTTTAAAGGATGTTCGCAATGCCATGTATAAAAAAGTAGTGGAACTGCCCATCGCCTATTTTTCGGAAAAACGGAAAGGCGATGTCATAGCCCGTATTTCCTCTGATGTATTGGAAATTCAGCATTCCTTTCTCTCTATCCTGGAACTGGTGGTTCGGGAGCCCCTTACCATTATTTTCACTATTGTGGCCATGTTCGCATTGAGTCCTAAGCTCACCCTGTTCGTGTTTATTTTTATTCCCGTATCGGGCTTTATCATATCCATGATCGGGAAACGGCTAAAGAAACAATCAGACAAGGCCCAACTGGAACAGGGCTATTTCCTTTCCGTAATAGAAGAAACCCTCGGGGGCCTTAAAGTCATCAAAGGATTTAATTCCGAAAACTATTTCAACAAGCGGTTCCGGGATTCCACAAAACGGTTCTATAACCTGTCCAACAAGATACTCAATCGCCAGAACCTTGCCTCTCCTGCCAGTGAGTTTCTGGGTATTATCGTCATTGCCATACTGCTGTGGTACGGCGGGCACATGGTCCTCATAGAAAATAGCCTGAGCGGAGCTACATTTATTGCATATATGGGACTGGCCTATAACATCCTCACTCCCGCAAAATCGATCTCCAAGGCTTCTTATGGAGTAAAAAAGGGAAATGCCGCAGCAGAAAGGGTACTGAGTATCCTCGAAGAGAAAAACCCCATTGCCGATACCGAAAATGCAGTCCGAAAAAACAGTTTTGACAAAGAGATCAACATACAAAATATCAATTTTCAATACGAAGAAGAAAAAGTACTGAAAAACTTCTCCCTTCGTATCCCCAAAGGAAAAACCATAGCCCTGGTGGGACAGTCCGGTAGCGGAAAAAGTACCATCGCCAATCTGATCACCCGTTTTTACGATGTACAGCAGGGCAGTATTTCCATAGACGGTACGGATATCAGGAATATGGAGCTTCAGTCACTCCGCGGATTAATGGGACTGGTTACACAGGATTCCATCCTGTTCAACGATACCGTAAAGACCAATGTTGCCCTGGGAAAAGAAGACGCTTCCGACCAGGAGGTCGAGGAAGCCCTGAAGGTGGCCAATGCCTATGAGTTTGTACAGCAACTCCCCAACGGGATATATACCAACATCGGGGATAGCGGTAACAAACTTTCCGGGGGGCAAAAACAGCGGTTGAGTATTGCCCGCGCCGTATTGAAAAACCCGCCTATCATGATCCTGGACGAAGCCACCTCGGCCCTGGATACCGAAAGCGAGAAGCTCGTACAGAACGCTCTGGAAAACATGATGAAAAACAGGACTTCCCTGGTTATTGCACACCGTCTTTCCACCATACAGAACGCCGATCTTATTGTAGTGATGCAAAAAGGTGAAATAGCCGAGCAGGGCACACATGACGAACTGATGGCAAGGAACGGTACCTACAAGAAACTGGTAGACATGCAATCTTTCGATTAA
- a CDS encoding phospho-sugar mutase: MQIEENILKKVNEWLSPAFDDATKENIKEMMEASPKELTEAFYKDLEFGTGGMRGIMGTGSNRINRYTLGKNTQGLSNYLKKAYPDEHLKVAIAYDCRHNSDTLARVVAEVFSANGIKVFLFSALRPTPELSFAVKYLGCHCGIVLTASHNPPEYNGYKVYWTDGGQIVPPQDTGIVAEINSISFEDIRFTPKNELITYVDKDVDEAFISASVKNGSFNARGKDNFRIVFTSLHGTSITTLPEVLKRAGYENVYIVEEQATPDGDFPTVKSPNPEEPEALTIAMQKAEETGADMVIGTDPDSDRLGIAVRNREGKLMLLNGNQTMVLMTKFLLDQWKNDGRITGKEFIGSTIVSTPMMHKLAEAYGVECKAGLTGFKWIAKMIKDHPEQPFIGGGEESFGFMVGDFVRDKDAVTASLLACEIASEAKAEGSTLYEKLLQMYVDFGFYKEHLVSLVKKGMEGAEEIRQIMTDLRNKPLETINKSRVTRIEDYQSSVARNMITGEEEPIAIPKSNVLIYYTEDGSKIAARPSGTEPKIKFYVSVNTNLPSADRFEKTERELQQRIENIILELGIGA; this comes from the coding sequence ATGCAAATTGAAGAGAATATTCTGAAAAAGGTAAACGAGTGGCTCAGCCCGGCCTTTGACGATGCTACCAAAGAGAACATAAAGGAAATGATGGAAGCTTCTCCCAAAGAATTAACCGAAGCTTTTTACAAAGATCTTGAATTCGGAACAGGCGGTATGCGTGGCATTATGGGTACGGGAAGTAACCGCATTAACAGATATACCCTGGGGAAAAATACCCAGGGGCTCAGCAATTACCTTAAAAAAGCCTATCCGGATGAACATCTGAAAGTGGCTATTGCGTATGATTGCCGCCATAACAGTGATACCCTTGCCAGGGTGGTCGCCGAAGTTTTTTCGGCCAACGGTATAAAAGTATTTCTCTTTTCCGCCCTGCGTCCCACACCGGAACTTTCATTTGCCGTAAAATACCTCGGCTGCCATTGCGGGATTGTACTCACCGCATCCCATAACCCTCCGGAATACAACGGCTATAAGGTCTACTGGACCGACGGGGGGCAGATCGTACCTCCGCAGGATACCGGGATCGTGGCAGAGATCAACAGTATTTCTTTTGAAGACATCCGGTTTACTCCGAAGAACGAACTGATAACGTATGTGGATAAAGATGTTGATGAAGCGTTCATCTCCGCCTCGGTGAAGAACGGTAGTTTTAATGCCCGGGGAAAAGACAATTTCAGGATTGTGTTTACCTCGCTCCACGGTACTTCCATCACAACCTTACCGGAAGTGTTGAAAAGGGCCGGATATGAAAACGTATATATTGTAGAGGAGCAAGCTACGCCCGACGGGGATTTCCCTACCGTGAAATCTCCCAACCCGGAAGAACCGGAAGCGCTGACCATAGCCATGCAAAAAGCCGAAGAAACCGGGGCCGACATGGTAATAGGTACCGACCCGGACAGCGACCGTCTCGGCATTGCCGTAAGAAACCGTGAAGGGAAACTCATGCTCCTCAACGGCAACCAGACCATGGTGCTGATGACCAAATTTTTGCTGGACCAGTGGAAAAATGACGGCAGGATCACCGGAAAGGAGTTTATTGGGTCTACGATAGTTTCTACCCCCATGATGCACAAACTTGCCGAAGCTTACGGTGTGGAATGCAAAGCCGGACTCACCGGGTTCAAATGGATCGCCAAGATGATAAAAGATCATCCGGAACAACCGTTTATCGGTGGCGGGGAAGAAAGTTTCGGCTTCATGGTAGGCGATTTTGTACGGGATAAGGATGCCGTTACCGCTTCCCTGCTGGCCTGTGAAATTGCTTCGGAAGCCAAGGCAGAAGGCAGTACCCTGTATGAAAAACTCTTACAGATGTATGTCGATTTCGGTTTTTACAAGGAACACCTTGTTTCATTGGTAAAAAAAGGAATGGAAGGTGCCGAAGAGATCAGACAGATAATGACTGACCTCAGGAACAAACCCCTGGAAACAATCAATAAGTCCAGGGTAACCCGTATAGAGGATTACCAGAGCTCGGTAGCCCGAAACATGATAACGGGAGAAGAGGAACCCATAGCCATCCCGAAATCCAATGTATTGATCTATTACACGGAAGACGGAAGTAAAATAGCAGCAAGGCCCAGCGGGACAGAGCCCAAAATCAAATTCTATGTAAGTGTCAATACAAACCTGCCATCGGCAGACCGGTTTGAAAAAACGGAACGGGAATTGCAGCAGCGAATCGAAAACATTATCCTGGAACTGGGGATCGGTGCCTGA
- a CDS encoding glycosyltransferase family 2 protein → MNISVVIPLLNEQESLRELHDWIARVMQSNRFSYEIIFIDDGSTDGSWDTIESLASENKAVRGIRFFRNYGKSQALHAGFRMAQGDVVITMDADLQDNPEEIPELYELITRQHYDLISGWKKKRYDAVLSKNIPSKLFNWAARKTSGLKLHDFNCGLKAYKKVVIKNIDVYGEMHRYIPVLVKNAGFTHIEEKVVRHQSRKYGKTKFGIERFIHGFLDLITIWFLSRFGKRPMHLFGALGVLMFFIGFLSAGYIGADKLYKLYHQQPTILVTQNPWFFIALTTMIIGSQLFLAGFLGEIILRTKTKNDRYKISGTLNVDVPESGNKTQKVTTETRDNDNE, encoded by the coding sequence ATGAACATATCTGTAGTAATACCACTACTTAATGAACAGGAATCTTTACGGGAATTACACGATTGGATTGCACGGGTAATGCAATCCAATCGCTTTTCTTACGAGATCATTTTTATCGACGACGGCAGTACGGACGGCTCGTGGGATACCATAGAAAGCCTTGCCTCGGAGAACAAAGCGGTAAGGGGCATTCGCTTTTTCCGGAATTATGGCAAGTCACAGGCCCTACATGCCGGGTTCAGGATGGCACAGGGCGATGTAGTGATCACCATGGATGCCGACCTGCAGGACAACCCGGAAGAGATCCCCGAACTCTACGAACTCATTACCCGACAACACTACGACCTTATCTCGGGCTGGAAGAAAAAAAGATACGATGCCGTTCTCTCCAAAAACATCCCGTCCAAACTGTTCAACTGGGCAGCCCGAAAAACTTCCGGACTGAAACTCCACGATTTTAACTGCGGACTGAAAGCCTATAAAAAAGTGGTCATCAAAAACATTGACGTTTACGGGGAAATGCACCGTTATATACCCGTACTGGTCAAAAACGCTGGATTCACCCATATCGAGGAAAAAGTGGTCCGCCACCAGTCGCGCAAATACGGGAAGACCAAATTTGGTATAGAACGCTTTATTCACGGTTTCCTGGACCTTATTACCATATGGTTCCTTTCCCGCTTCGGCAAGCGTCCCATGCACCTCTTCGGTGCCCTGGGAGTCCTGATGTTCTTCATTGGTTTTCTTTCGGCCGGTTACATCGGTGCGGACAAACTTTACAAACTTTACCATCAGCAACCTACCATCCTGGTGACCCAGAATCCGTGGTTTTTTATAGCTTTGACCACCATGATCATAGGTTCCCAGTTGTTTCTTGCAGGTTTCCTGGGGGAGATCATACTCCGGACAAAAACAAAGAACGACAGGTATAAGATTTCCGGCACTTTGAACGTTGATGTTCCGGAAAGCGGGAATAAAACCCAAAAAGTGACAACAGAAACCCGGGATAACGATAACGAATAG
- a CDS encoding DUF4199 domain-containing protein gives MEENQQPKTGKFALTYGLILGAISVVLGIILYSMDMHYQGGMSVLIVSIVIMLGCIIFGLVQFKKANNGYMSFAQGMKVGVGICLVGGIISMLYQLLLANVIDPDMASKQIELARAQMQDKGMNQEQIDAQLEMAKKFSSPLIQAAFGLIGSIFFGFVLSLIPVMALKKNNPENNY, from the coding sequence ATGGAAGAAAATCAACAACCTAAAACGGGAAAGTTTGCCCTCACTTACGGGCTGATATTAGGCGCCATAAGTGTTGTCCTGGGAATTATCCTATATAGTATGGATATGCATTACCAGGGAGGAATGAGTGTTTTGATAGTAAGTATAGTCATTATGCTCGGATGTATAATTTTCGGGCTTGTGCAGTTCAAAAAGGCCAACAACGGCTATATGTCTTTTGCCCAGGGCATGAAGGTAGGTGTTGGCATCTGCCTGGTAGGCGGCATCATCAGTATGTTGTACCAGCTCTTGCTGGCCAATGTCATTGATCCGGACATGGCTTCCAAACAAATAGAACTGGCACGGGCACAGATGCAGGACAAAGGCATGAACCAGGAACAGATCGACGCCCAGCTCGAAATGGCAAAGAAATTCTCTTCTCCGCTTATCCAGGCCGCTTTCGGATTAATAGGCAGCATATTTTTTGGTTTTGTCCTGTCGCTGATCCCCGTAATGGCCCTGAAGAAAAACAATCCCGAAAACAACTATTAA
- a CDS encoding type B 50S ribosomal protein L31, with protein MKKGIHPENYRLVAFKDMSNDEVFITKSTAETKETLEVEGVEYPLIKLEISRTSHPYYTGKSKLVDTAGRIDKFKNKYAKFKK; from the coding sequence ATGAAAAAAGGCATACATCCGGAAAATTATAGATTGGTGGCGTTCAAAGACATGTCAAACGACGAGGTTTTTATCACCAAATCCACCGCAGAAACCAAAGAGACCCTGGAAGTTGAAGGTGTGGAATACCCTTTGATAAAACTGGAGATATCCAGAACATCACACCCTTACTATACCGGTAAATCCAAACTGGTGGATACCGCCGGACGTATCGACAAGTTCAAGAACAAATACGCAAAGTTCAAGAAATAA